The Amycolatopsis umgeniensis DNA segment TCGTAGAGCATCACGGGCAGTTCGGTGGCGTCGGCCACCGTCAGGCAGTGCGCGACGATCCCGGCTTGCGTCGGCTTGGAGTAATAAGGACAGACGAGCAGGAGCGCGTCCGCCCCGGCCGCTTGGGCTTCGTGGGCCCGCCGGATACAGGTGGTGGTGTCGTAGGTACCGACGCCGGCGATCACGCGCGCCCGGCCCCCGGCTTGGTTCGCCACGGTGCGGACGAGCAGGGCGGCTTCGGTATCGGTCAGGGTGGGTGACTCGCCGGTGGTCCCGCCGACGACGATGCCGTCGCATCCGGTGGTCAGCAGATGGTCGACCAGGCGGGTGAGGCCGGGTTCGCTGAGGGTGCCGCCGGGTTCCATCGGGGTGACCATGGCGACGAGGTTGGCTCCGAAGAGCGATTCGGTCATGTACTCGATCCTTTCGGCGCCGATACCTGCGGTCCAGCGATGCTTTTTGGTCGGTATTGCGTAGCCTGGCTTCATGATCGAGGTCGGGGCTTTACGGGCGCTGCGGTCGGTGGCCGCTCTCGGGACGCTCGCGCGGGCGGCGGACGAGCTGGGGTTCACGGCGTCCGCGGTGTCGCAGCAGCTCAAGCGGCTGGAGCGGCAGATCGGGACGCCCGTCCTCGCCCCGGCGGGTCGTGGAGTCGTGCTCACTCCCGCCGGTCAGGCCGTCGTCGATTCCTCGCTGGAGGTGTTCCAGGCGCTCGAGCGCTGCGCCGAGGCCGCCCAGTCGGTCGCGGAGGGCGCGCCGCGCGGTGTCCTGCGGGTGGCCGCGTTCTCGACCGCCATCCGCGGTTTGCTCGCGCCTGTCCATCCACGGCTGCTGACGCGCTACCCCGATCTTCGCCTGCACATCTCCGAGCAGGATCCCGGTCAGGCCCTGCACAGTGTCGAGGCCGGGACCGCCGATCTCGCGCTCCTCCACGACGCCGACGGCCTGCTCGTCCCGCTGTCGCCCGCCTTGACCCGGCGCCTGGTGCACACCGACCTCGGCGACGTCGTCATGGCCGGAACCCATCCGCTGGCGCGCGCCGAGTCTCCGCTGGACGGGGCGGACCTTGCCGGGCACGCGTGGGTGACCAGCCCGCCGGGGACGGTCTGTCATCAGTGGTTCCGGCGCCTGTTCGCCGGCCTGCCCGAGGAGCCCGACGTGCGGCATCTGGTGGACGACTTCTCCACGCAGCTGTCGCTGGTCGCCTCGGGTGAGGTCCTGGCGCTGATCCCGCGACTGGCACGCCCGCCCCTGAGCGAAGGACTCGTCGCCAGGCCGCTGCGGCGCCCGCCGACGCGCGAGGTGCACGCGGCGTGGCGCCGCAGCGCCGAAGCCAGTCCGGCGATCCAGGCGGTGCTCGCGGAGCTCTAAGACGTGCTGAGCGGGGGTTCGACAGAACGGGCAGCCTGGTCTCGCCAGACGGTGTTGTGAAAGCCACTTCCGCAACGTTGAAGGTTGTGAAAGTGGCTTTCACAACACCAATGTCCGCGGAGTCCTCTGTGGACAGTCAAGCCGCTTCAGCCAGGAACTAAGCGGCTTGGTACCCGGGAATGTCCTCGACGCGGTGGTACACCGCCAGGCCGCGGGACAGCGCGATCGCGACGTCTTGGTCGGCTCCGGTGGACTCCCCCGGCAGGCGCAGGACGGCGTCACAGTGGTGCAGCAGCCTGTCGGCCGTCGGGTACATGACCTCTTTGGCGACCGGGTCGGCCACGGTCTTCCCACCCGCGCCGCGCAGCACCGGGAGCGCGACCCACTCGCCGATCATCGGCACGTGCCCGCTGCGGAAGATCGGCCAGGCGGCCTCTTCGAGCCGGGCGAGGTTGCGGGCGAGGAGTTCGGGGTCGTCGCCGGTGCCGGAGCGGAACGGGCCGGCGATGAGGATCATCAGAGGTTTGGTCATGAACCGGAGCCTAATGTGCAACAATCGGCACGAACAAGGAGGATCGTGCACATGCTCGCTGCGCAACGTCGAGACCTGTTGCTGGAACGGTTGAAGACCGAAGGCCGGATCGTGGCCAAGGACCTCGCCGCCGAACTCGGCATATCAGAGGACAGTATTCGCCGTGACCTGCGAGAACTCGCGGAAGCCGGGCTCTGTCAGCGGGTATACGGCGGAGCCTTGCCGGTCTCCCCGGCCACCGCGGACTACGCGACGCGGATGGCGGTCAGTATCGCGGGCAAGGAACGCATCGCGAAACGTGCAGCAGCGTTGATCCGGCTGGGGTCGACCGTCATCCTCGACGGCGGGACGACCGCGCTCGCGCTGGCGAAGGCACTTCCGGTCGACCTCGAAGCGACGATCGTCACGCACAGCCCCACCGTCGCGTCGGCCCTCGTGACCCATCCGAAGGTCGAGGTGTTCCTGATCGGGGGGCGGCTCTTCAAACACTCCGCCGTCACGTGCGGCGCGACCGCGGCGGAGGCGGCGATGGGCGTCAACGCCGATCTGTTCTTCCTCGGCGTCACCGGTGTGCACCCCGAAACCGGGCTCACCACCGGCGACTCCGACGAGGCCGCCATGAAACGCACGCTCGCCAAACGCGCCGCCGACACCTACGTGCTGGCCAGCTCCGAGAAGATCGGCGCGGCCTCGCCGTTCACCGTGCTCCCCCTGTCCGACGTCGCGGGTGTGATCACCGACGCGGCGCCGGACGAACCGACGGTGAAGGAACTGGGGAAGCTCGGCGTGAGCGTGCTGGGGGTCAGCCCTTCTTGACCAGCCCGCGAAGCTGCTGCCAGCGACGCTTGATCCCCCACATGCCGACCAGGACGATCGCCTCGCGCACGACCGAACCGCTCATCTTCGACTGACCGACCTCACGTTCGGTGAAGGTGATCGGCACTTCGACCACCTCGAACCCGGCGAGCGCGGTGCGGAAAGCCAGGTCGATCTGGAAGCAGTAGCCGCGCGAGGCGATCTCGTCGAGCGGGAGCTTCTCCAGCACCGTGCGGCGGTACGCGCGGAAGCCGGCGGTGATGTCGTTGATCTTGGTGCCGAGCGCGACCCTCGCGTAGAAGTTCGCGACCCAGGACAGCGCCTTGCGCTGGAACGGCCAGTTCACCGTGCTGCCGCCGGGAACGTAGCGGGAGCCGATCGACAGGTCCGCGTCCTCGAGCGCCGCCAGCACCCGGGGCAGATCCTCCGGCGCGTGCGAACCGTCGGCGTCCATCTCGACGATGGTGGCGTAGTCACGGGCGAGTCCCCAACGGAACCCGGCGACGTACGCGGCGCCCAGACCGGCCTTCTCGGTCCGGTGCATGACCTGGATCCGCTCGTCGGCCTTCGCGAGCTCGTCGGCGACGTCGCCGGTCCCGTCAGGGCTGCCGTCGTCGACGACGAGGGCGTTCACGTCCGGGAGTGCCTTGAGCAGACGTTCCAGGATCGGGCCGATGTTCTCCCGCTCGTTGTACGTCGGGACCACCACCAGCACCGGGTCGATCCCCTGGGCCCCCCGTGGCGCCTGCGCCATCCGCTTTTCCTCCGTGTTCCGGCGGGTCAGCCCGCCGCTTCCCTCGTTGCCTTGGCGGCGCTCGCGCGCCGGGTGCGGACACGAAGCACGTACCCGCCGGTAACCCCGGCGATCGCCAGGGCCAGCAGCCCGTACTCCGTCGTCACACCGAGTAGATCCGACAGCGTAGTCTGCTGCCTCAGCGGCACGCGCCCCACCAGGGAATCTGCGGTGAACAGGCTGGTAGAGGCCGTGATCGAACCGTCGGGCGCGACGATAGCGCTCACCCCACTGGTAGCGGAGACGATCACAGCGCGGCCGTGTTCGACCGCCCGCAGCCGTGACATCGCCAACTGCTGGTAGCTCATCTCCCCCGGTCCGTACCAGGCGTTGTTGGTCGGCACGACGAGCAGTTCGGCGCCGTTGTCGACCGACTCCCGGGCCGGGTAGTCGAACGCGGTCTCGTAGCAGATGAAGACCCCGACCTTGGTTCCCGCGACCGACAGCGCCGAGTTGGCGCCGTCACCCGGTGTCATGTTCGCGACGCTGTCGACGAACGGGGTCACCAGCTTCGCGAGCTCGCGGGCGGGGACGTACTCGCCGAACGGGACGAGCTGCTGTTTGGCGTAGCGCTGGCCGGGGCCGGTGACCGGATCCCAGACGAGCGCGGAGTTCTGCGCCGAACCGTCCGGCAGCCGGACCAGCGCGCCGATGATGGCCTGCTTGCCGAAGTCGCGGACCATCTGGTCGACGCCGGGGTCACCGGTGCGCATGGCCATCGCGGTCTCGGGCCAGACCAGCAGGTCGACCTTCGTGTTGTCCGCCTTGAGTTTCTCGAGCAGCCGGGCACTCTCGGCGAGGTGGTTGTTCCGGAGCTCGTCGCGGCGGCCTTCCAGCGCCAGCCCGATGTCGGGCGCGTTGCCCTGCACCGTGGCGACGGTGAGTTCACCGTCCTGGGCCTCGGTGCCGATCGTCGGCCACACCGCGAGGCCCGCGACCACCGGTACGAGCGTCAACGCCGACGTGGCGACCAGCGAGCGAGCGGGATCGGCTCCCTTGAGCCGCAGGCACAGTGCCGCGAGTCCGAAACCGGTCAGCACGACCGCGAGACCGACCAGCGGAGCGCCACCGATCGAGGCCAGCGAGACGAAAGCACCCTCGGGCTGGCTGAACGCCACGCGGCCCCACGGGAACCCGCCGAAGGGGAACCAGGTGCGCGGTGTCTCCATCCCGATGATCACCAGCGCCGCCCACAGCGGTCCGAGCGGCAGCCTCCACACCACGGTGGCGAACGCGCCGCCGAAGCCGAGATACACCGACAGCGCCATCGCCAGCCCGAGCCACGGCCACGGTCCGAAGTCCGGTCCGAGGAAGTCCAGCAGCCAGGTCAGCAGCGGCAGGAAGAACGCCATCCCGAACACGAACCCGTAGCCGAACGCGCCGCGGAACCGGCGTCCGTGCACCACCAGCGCGAAACCGGTGAACGCCAGCGGTGCGAGCCACCACAGTGGCCGTGGCGCGAAACTCAGGTACAGCGTGAAACCCGACGCCGCGGCGACGAGGAAACGCAGGAGCCAGGCGCGGGAGAACCGCTTTCGCCTGTCCGCTTCGGGAGCCGGGTTCGTCACGGTCGAGGACACCTCTGAACCCTAGGCCGTCCGGGTGAACACGTCGTGGATGACCTGCCCGTCGCGGACCGTGCGCAGACAGCGGGGCAGGGTCGCTCCCTCTTCCAGGTTCGGCAACGGGGGTACACCCGCCCGCGGATCGGTCGACCAGCGCTGCACCCGCGAATCCGGTGTCGCGACGACGAGGTCCGTGGCGTCCCACACCGCGTAGTGCGCGGGAGCGCCCGGGACCAGGCTGCCGGTGACGCCGTCGTTGACCCCGGCGGCGCGGTGTCCCGCTCGGGTGTGGGCGGTGAAGGAGGCGCGAGCGGACAGTCCCGACCCCGGGGTGCCGTGGTAGGTCCCGGCGCGGACGGTGG contains these protein-coding regions:
- a CDS encoding LysR family transcriptional regulator, with product MIEVGALRALRSVAALGTLARAADELGFTASAVSQQLKRLERQIGTPVLAPAGRGVVLTPAGQAVVDSSLEVFQALERCAEAAQSVAEGAPRGVLRVAAFSTAIRGLLAPVHPRLLTRYPDLRLHISEQDPGQALHSVEAGTADLALLHDADGLLVPLSPALTRRLVHTDLGDVVMAGTHPLARAESPLDGADLAGHAWVTSPPGTVCHQWFRRLFAGLPEEPDVRHLVDDFSTQLSLVASGEVLALIPRLARPPLSEGLVARPLRRPPTREVHAAWRRSAEASPAIQAVLAEL
- a CDS encoding polyprenol monophosphomannose synthase, translating into MAQAPRGAQGIDPVLVVVPTYNERENIGPILERLLKALPDVNALVVDDGSPDGTGDVADELAKADERIQVMHRTEKAGLGAAYVAGFRWGLARDYATIVEMDADGSHAPEDLPRVLAALEDADLSIGSRYVPGGSTVNWPFQRKALSWVANFYARVALGTKINDITAGFRAYRRTVLEKLPLDEIASRGYCFQIDLAFRTALAGFEVVEVPITFTEREVGQSKMSGSVVREAIVLVGMWGIKRRWQQLRGLVKKG
- a CDS encoding DUF4406 domain-containing protein, yielding MTKPLMILIAGPFRSGTGDDPELLARNLARLEEAAWPIFRSGHVPMIGEWVALPVLRGAGGKTVADPVAKEVMYPTADRLLHHCDAVLRLPGESTGADQDVAIALSRGLAVYHRVEDIPGYQAA
- a CDS encoding DeoR/GlpR family DNA-binding transcription regulator, with the translated sequence MLAAQRRDLLLERLKTEGRIVAKDLAAELGISEDSIRRDLRELAEAGLCQRVYGGALPVSPATADYATRMAVSIAGKERIAKRAAALIRLGSTVILDGGTTALALAKALPVDLEATIVTHSPTVASALVTHPKVEVFLIGGRLFKHSAVTCGATAAEAAMGVNADLFFLGVTGVHPETGLTTGDSDEAAMKRTLAKRAADTYVLASSEKIGAASPFTVLPLSDVAGVITDAAPDEPTVKELGKLGVSVLGVSPS
- the lnt gene encoding apolipoprotein N-acyltransferase → MSSTVTNPAPEADRRKRFSRAWLLRFLVAAASGFTLYLSFAPRPLWWLAPLAFTGFALVVHGRRFRGAFGYGFVFGMAFFLPLLTWLLDFLGPDFGPWPWLGLAMALSVYLGFGGAFATVVWRLPLGPLWAALVIIGMETPRTWFPFGGFPWGRVAFSQPEGAFVSLASIGGAPLVGLAVVLTGFGLAALCLRLKGADPARSLVATSALTLVPVVAGLAVWPTIGTEAQDGELTVATVQGNAPDIGLALEGRRDELRNNHLAESARLLEKLKADNTKVDLLVWPETAMAMRTGDPGVDQMVRDFGKQAIIGALVRLPDGSAQNSALVWDPVTGPGQRYAKQQLVPFGEYVPARELAKLVTPFVDSVANMTPGDGANSALSVAGTKVGVFICYETAFDYPARESVDNGAELLVVPTNNAWYGPGEMSYQQLAMSRLRAVEHGRAVIVSATSGVSAIVAPDGSITASTSLFTADSLVGRVPLRQQTTLSDLLGVTTEYGLLALAIAGVTGGYVLRVRTRRASAAKATREAAG